TGCCTAGCATCCATCTGGGGAATCTCTGCTCTCTACCCAACAAAACGGACAAACTCCTTTCACCTTCCTGGACAAATAAGGATTTTTCAAACTCTGCTGCTCTGTGGAAATCACTTGGCAGCGGGACATGCTTTTACATCAATGAAAGGTGGTGTACAGATGTAACAGTGTCAAAGAATATGTGCTGTCCCGATCTGGAAGCACTTTTCATTAACTGTAAGCCATTCTATTTGCTGCAAGAGTTTTGCTCTTTCATTCTCATGAGTGTTTACATTCCACCGCAAATGCACTTGAGCCTGGCTTTACAGAAACTCGCTGATCCGATCACAGACACAGAAAGCAATACCTGGACTCTGTTTTAACAATTCTTGAGGATTTTAATAAAGCAAGTCTCTCACGTGAACTGCAAAAATACAGCTGGGCAAAGTCCCTTCCTGCTTCAAGTGGAACGACTACAGACCTGTTGCTTTAACGTCTGTGGTCATGAAGTCATATGAAAAACTGGTTTTGACTTATCTGAAGAACATCACTGGACACTTActggaccccctgcagtttgcCTCCTGAGCAAACAGGTCCGTAGATGATGCAGTGAACATGGGACTGCACTTAATCCTGCACCATCTGGACAAAATAGGGACTTATGTGAGGATCCTGTTCATGGACTTCAGTTCGGCCTTAAACACTATCATTCCAGCACTCCTCCAGACCAAACTAATCCAGCTCTTCATCCCTAGCTCTATCTGTCAATGGATCACCAGCTTTCTGATAGATAGGCAACAGCTAGTGAGAATGAGTGAATTCACATCTAATAGGCGCACCATTAGCACTGGTGCTCCTCAGGGTTGCGTCCTCTtcccactgctcttctccctcCACACCAACAACTGCACCTCTAaaagacccctctgtcaagGTCCTGAAGTTTGCGGATGACACCACAGTCATCGGCCTCATCAAGGATGGAGATGAGTTTGCTTACAGACAGGAGGTTAAAGAGCTGGCTGTCTGGTGCAGTcacaacaacctggagctcaatCCACTCAAAACAGTGGAGATGATAGTGGacttcacatttacatttacatttattcatttagcagacgcttttatccaaagtgacttacaggtggggaatacatcgagcaatttgtcctaaagaggcaaaacgacctacgaagtgctcaaattatataacaggcattgttcaaataagtacaagctagaaagggaaaagagtagaaaaagattttttttttttttatttaagtcaagtagtgtcgaaagagatgggttttcagcagtcgcttgaaagttgttagggagttggcattccggatagcggtgggaagatcattccaacagccaggaacggtgtaagagaatgttctggaaagtgattttgtgcctctttgtgatggtacaatgaggcgtcgctcactggcggatcttagagttctggagggagtgtagattggtagcagtgagtggaAGTAGGCGGGCGCCGAGCCTGTGGTTGTTCTATATGCAAGCATtagtgtcttgaatttgatgcgagctgcaattgggagccagtgcagggtaATAAAGAGAGGagtgacatgggcccttttgggctcgttgaagaccagtcgtgctgctgcattctgaatcatttgtagaggtttgattgtgcatgcgggaagaccggctagaagagcattgcagtagtccagcctggagatgaccagggcctggacaagGGCAAAAAAATCTGCACTCACCATCATGGAAAGCACTGTAATGACAGTAGAATCATTGACCTTAAAAGACTACAGACTACAAAGGATAGTCCGGACTGCTGAGCGAATAATTGGTACAACCCTCCCTACACTCCAAGAACTGTACTCATCCAGAGTTAGCAAAAGGTCAAGCAATATCAGAGTTTCAGGAATAACTTCTGCAGGATTCAATCTCGATATTGCAATGATTGACAGTGATAACCATAGCAAtggacaagacaaaaatattatcTGTGGAAACAGATGTGCGTTAAGGCTGGAGCAGCTCAGTAATTTCAGAAGCACCTCAGTGTTTTAATTCTTGAAGCAGCCCTGATTTGTAGTTCAGAACACTCATCAGACACTCTCTGCATGAAAGAGCGGCGATTCACATCTTTGTATTTCCAGCCCCACAATGACGCCTATGACGACTGACTTGCCAGAGCCGCTCCTGTCAGTTTGTGTTTTGCATGCGACTCAAATACTCCACTCTCCACCCAAATATAAAAGCTCTTGTTGGTGTATGAAGGTTTGATGGATGAACTTGTGGCTCGATTAGATCCTTGTTGCATCAGAAAGTGATAAAACTTTCACTGCTAACTGTAATAGTTAACTGTATCAGTACTCAAACAACtggaacattaaacatttatgatgAATAATTACTGAAGATTAAATGTTACAATGCTATATTGTTATTCCTAATAATATTATCAgtaatttatgtaataattttatctTCATTCACAAGCGAAAATGTCTCAATTCCTGCTTTACTGATCAATGGTGTCGACCGTCCCTTTGCTTCACCTGCTGCTGATTTAACGAACAAGTTTCACATGTGACTGGGTTATATTTACCGCGGTGATAACAGACATTTGATCGACTTTCTACTGTATTAAAAAGGCATGTCATGACACTTTTAGGATTTTCTGGCCTGTTATTTAGGAGGAAATATCTAATTTAGGAATATTTTTGTCAGATTCATTATTGAATATGATACTTTAGTTAATGATTAAACACTCACAGAGCTTTTCTGCAGTTGATCACAGCTGGTATCAGTCTTCTTCTCCCCTCATCTGATGTGTTGTATTTCATGGGGTTCAGCTCATCCAGCGGCTCCTCTGACATCTGAAGCATGTAGGAGATTGTTGAGCAGTGAGCAGCAGAGAGTTTCTTCTCTGAGTGTTTGTCTGATTTCACAAACTTCTGAATCTCTCTGGACAAAGTCTGATCTTTCACTTCCAGAAGACAGaggaacagattgatggattgACCAGCTGAGAGATTAccatgtagatttttttttgtgtgtagcATTTGAGGTTTTCTCGTAAGTGTATACAGCCTCTCaacatcatcattatcatcatcatcatcatcatcatctttaataatgtttttaatgaaccCTGTGGTTTTCCTGATGCTCTTTGAgctgttctctgtgtgtgtcagtagatcctgtaagagtctctgattggacaccAGTGAGACGCCCAGCAGGAACCGCAGGAACAGATCCAGCTGTCCATTCTTACTGTCAAGAGCTTTATCTACAGCTGATCTTAGTAGATCATACAGTGAGTCATTAGATCTGTAAAATGTGAATTCATGCAGTGGCTCTTTGTTCTCTGTTAAATAGCAGTAAAACACATAGAAAGCAGCGAGAAACTCCTGAACGCTCAGATGAATGAAGCTGTAGACTTTCCTTTGATGAATCACAGATTCCTCCTTAAATatctcagtgcaaatcccagaatacactgaggcGTCAGTGACGTCTATGCTGCTCTCAATCAGGTCCTCCTCATAGAACATCACAttgcccttcatcagctgtttgaaagccactttagcaagtttcacaatcacttctctgttggactgcaggagtttctctggatctctctcttcatacttctgattcctcatgttgatctgaaccagcaggaagtggatgtacatttcagtcagagttcgAGGGATTTCTGCACTCAGATCTTCTTTCAGGAGCTTCTGAAGCACAGTggatgagatccagcagaagacggggatgtggcacatgatgtggaggcttcttgctcttctgatgtgtgagatgattctgctggcttgatgctggtcactgattctcttcctgaaatattcctccttctgaggctcattgaatccctgaatttctgtcagacggttgatgtatttggaggggatctgattggctgctgctggtctggaggtgatccagatgagagcagagggaagcagctcTCCTTTCATGAGGTTTGACATCAACACACCCACTGATGAAGTTTCAGTCACATCACAAACTTTCTGATcatctgaaaacatcagtgtgattctgctttcatccagaccatcaaagatgaacacaactttacaCTCCTCATAAATCTTTGAGTCCAGATCTTGAAGTTCAGGATGAAAGACCAGCAGAAGTCTGTGAAGACTGTACCGATGATCTTGGATCAAGTTCAGCTCTCGAAATggaagcacaaacatgaaatctacaTCCTGATTGTTTTTTCCCTCGGCCCAGTCCAGAAtaaacttctgcacagagacagtTTTTCCAATTCCAGCAATGCCTTTGGTAATAACAGTCTTGATTTGGtcgttcttcttttttttcttcttatatCCTGGTTCAGGTGAGGCtgtaaagatgtcattgcagtaGATTGGAGTGTCTTGTGAGTGTTGTGTTTTGGCTGTTTTCTCCATCTGTAAAACctcatgttcttcattcactccttcactctctccctctatgatgtagagctgtgtgtagatcctgttcaggagggtttgatTCTCCTGGAGTTTCAGTCCCTCAAATAATCTCTCATACTTGATCTTCATGCTGGTTTTGTGCTGGTCTTTGACTCTCTGTAGTTCATCATTCACTGGTTCCACACGTTTATTCAGACAGAAGACAGAGGCAGCTCCTCGAGAGATGTTTCGGTCTCGATCTGCTCTGCTGAAATATCAAAAGAAGAACAGAtgaaaaatatctgaaataaaaaaaggataacttaaaatctaaattaatagAGATGTCATTCTTGCATTTTTGCCTAACTTTCTTTTCAGTTGATCTGTTTAACACTTTTTGTAATGCACATTGTTCCAAAATAGGTAAATgcaaagaaaaggaaaagagtGTCTTACAATCCTCCAGCAAACAAATAAAGGTGACAAAGAAATAAACGGGCGTCGTTTGCGGGAATGAGGAGTAGTGACGAGGAAATCAGGAaacacagtttatttttataatccaTACAACGGAGCAGGAACGAACAGGAACAGAAGGGAATCCACACACAAACAACTCACAAAGACGTTTAAATACATGGAGTGACATAAACAATAACCGACAAACCAAAGGGGAACAGAACTAGACTTGTATACACAGACTAATCAGACAAGGACAGGTGTGAACGATTAAACAATGATGTAATAATTGaagacggaacaggaaagaccaacaTTGGCATACATTGGgaaaaaccacaaaaacagtccacaggggtgtgacattaccgcCCCCCCCAATAAGGTACGACACGCGCTGTAACAAATATACTGGGGAGGGGGGGggggaggggggggggggggggggggggggggggggggggcgcCGCCCTGGAGGCTTgtgcagggcagacacaggagGGATAGGAGGtacgcctccagggcggatcagggagcccAGGGATTCATGGCGGAGCATACAGTCCGGTATGCCATGgtgggtcagggagctcggggagccacggCGGAGCATACAGTTCTGggtgccatggcgggtcagggagctcagggagccacGGCGGAGCATACAGTCTGGGgtgccatggcggatcagggagctcggggagccacggcggagcatacagtccatgatgccatggcgggtcagaaagccatggccgagtacacAGTCCAGACGGCCAAGGAGGTTCAGGGGGatagccccccccccaaaattttcttggggaaACTTAGGGTATTGTCAACCCAGGAGAGTACAGGAAGGCGTTGACACAGGAGGGCGCTCAGGAGGCATTGACACAGGAGGGCGCTCAGGAGGCGCAGGCACAGGAGGGCGCAATGGAGGAAGCGCCGGCTCTGGAGGATGCTCAGGCTCTGGAGTGCCCTCTGGAGGAcgctcaggctctggagggcgctctggaggacgctcaggctctggagggcgctttGGAGGACGCTCAGGCTCTGGAGAGCGCTCTGGAGGAagctcaggctctggagggcgctctggaggacTGGACGGGACCAGTGGAGACTTGGGagggctggacggaaccagcagAGACAAAGGAGAGCTGGATGGGACCAGCGGAGACAAAGGAGAAAGGAATCCATACTGATAGATTGTGTCCTTAAGGCATATGTGGCTTGCCATATTCAATGCCATTATTCCAGAGCGCGGGGCTGTCACAGGCTTACTCGAGCACGGGGAGTGAGCTGGCCGCAGCCGGAGTCTGTGGGTGGGCCGTGGCCCGAGTCCAAGAGCAGTTCTGATGAGGGAGGAGCTCTGGAGAACTGGGGTGAGCGAGGGAGGACCGGAGGGAGTGAGCTCGTTGGAGCAGCACGCGGAGGACGCTGGCTGGTGGTGAGCTGGAGCGGCCGCGTGTTTACAGATGGGGGGAAGATTTGAATCTTCCACATCGACGTAGAAATTTGAATTACAAAGAGCCAGGACATAGTTGATAAAATCCGCTACGGGTCTGCGGCAATCGTCAGGAGTTATGGAACAGAAcaatttgtcatcatttagccccatctgaaaacacacaaaatcatggaatcgctccaactcaccaggTGTAACACGCTCAGACATTCCTCCACGTATTGCTCCAACAGCCTCTCCGCCTGTTGGATGTTCATTAGTAAatcctcagcccagaacatCTTGCTTGTAGGTCGGTTATTCTATCACAGGTGTCGTTTGCGGGAATGAGGAGTAGTGACGAGGAAATCAGGAaacacagtttatttttataatccaTACAACGGAGCAGGAAGGAACAGGAACAGAAGGGAATCCACACACAAACAACTCACAAAGATGTTTGAATACATGGAGTGACATAAATAATAACCGACAAACCAAAGGGGAACAGAACTAGACTTATATACACAGACTAATCAGATGAGGACAGGTGTAAACGATGAAACAATGACGTAAAAATTGAAGACAGAACAGGAAAGActaaataagggcatacattgggaaaaaccacaaaaacagtccacaggggtgtgacactcACTAAGAGCTTTAAGAAATGGGGAAGAAACCTCAACAAACTGCCAACAGAAACTCTGCTATCCAGTAAGTTTCTATGTATCTATATGTATATCTTATATAAGAAATTGCAACGAAGCTTGGTATCGACGACCCAGAGTTATGCAAAAGGGATGTAGAGAAACATCCGAGACAAGTTTTCCAAAGGCATGTAAAGAATGAAAGTGTTACAGAGTGACTGACGTGTGAAGTGGGCGGATAGATCTGCATAGCTTTATTGATAAACAAAGACAAGTTCAAACATAGGCAGGGTTGAACactggcaaacaggtatattcGGGCAAGACGCCAGAGTAATCCGTAAGGCATGTGGGGGTCGAAtagcggcgaacgtaatccaaggGACGAGGCAAACGGGTGATCCAAATAGACAGGCTGGAGTTAATTCGAGGGAAGAACAGAGTCCGAAACGACAAGGCAAAGGGTCAAATCCATGACAGGCGAAAAGTCCAGGCAGGCGGAAGGCAGACAAGACGATATAACCAGGCTAGAAAACAAGACTAGGATAAACTAACTAAAAACACGACTGAACTAGACTAAGGATAAACGAAAGTGGCTCCGTACAGCTGCTAACACAATGAGAGTGCTAAACCCAATGCAATACTCTGCCCAGAATAGTGGGAAGGGCCTCGTATTTATACCATTCATGATTGGCTGGAGCTGTGAGTGTGGTGAGTGAGGTGgagcatgggaaatgtagtccggggtgtagtgcaacagtctgtgtaatggcAAGGCGACCTCTAGTGGCGAGCAGACTGAGAATCAgaaccagattcatgacaggaATGAAATGGTGGAGATAAGTCAAcaaatccaaataaataaatttgctaaAAGCAAATTCAAAAGGTATGCAATAAATGAAATGCCAAAACAACATAGAATAATAAACCTTcgtttttatcaaaattaaatcaggacaccacataaaataaaaaaggtttagTACCCGTCTCATACCTAGATACACTTCATCATTGCATCATTGTTGTGTTTGGGGATACGCACAAGCGGCGccaaacatatttacattatcTACAGCCCGCCTCCGGCAGCGCGGGGGTGTTCCAAAACAGTTTCAAACTTCTTTTTGCCCACAAATGaagaatgaaaacaaatttcGTTTGAAGTTTATCGGGGCCTTTAGGAGGAGGACAAAGGAGAGGATGTGGTATGGATTGCAAAGGGCTGGTAGGAAGGCAGGATGACAATTCTGGTGGAAATTCAGGCGGAGGACGGACCCCCAGGACGAGGACGACAAACAGGTGGGAGAGGAGCCCAAGGCGGAGACGCAAGCCGTCGAGCCAGGGTGATGcagaggatccggagggccaaggcagAGCAGATGGCTCCAGAGGTATGGATCCGGAAGGCCAACAGAGGACCAAGGTAGAGCCGGACCGAAGGAGGAGCCTGACAAAGCTGAAGGGACAGAAGGATGAGGCTCAGCCGCAAGAGTGGAGTCCCGAGGTGGCAGATGGTCAATGACTGACCAAGGTGGAGCTAGAGGGACGAGGGGGCCCAGcggatggtgggctgagggtgaacTGAGGGGCTGTCAGGAGACAGCGCCAAAGGGGCAAGAGATGGCAAGGCTGAGGAAGCAGTGATGATAGGAGGTGgcaggagagggagagagggtggaatttcaaaacagtttaaaagttttgaTGCAGTGTGTactgcccacacacaccaaatagcCATTCCCATCACTGAGAGCGCCAGCGACAGGGGAACGACCAGGGGAACAgttctggacagatagacagttCACAAATGGCCTCTTTGCCCGAAACAGAATAGCCAGAGAATTCAGGGCAGACATAACCGACCTCCATGGTCGGGACGGGAAAAACAGACAGTTCATAATTGGCCGTAACAGGACGGGGGAGAGTCCAGATGATGAAGGAAGACATATTATTGTTTAAGTACTCAGAGTTCTTGCTCAGCTCACCCTCaacggtggtgcagtgggcgaGGCTTTCCACCATGCCCTCGTGCTCCACCAAAACATCCACTGTCACCTGTGTTGTTGCCAGCTCTCGAAAAGAAACTATTAATCTTTatagttaatacatttttaaatgttttcatctaATGAACGAAAGAAATCATCAGTATCTTAATTAGTTCTGTGCAGTGTCTACTTGTGCAGTGTGAATTGGCCTTAATACTGTACTATGTCTCACttggggtcagaggtcactgcTTCATCACTGAATAATAGAGGGTGATCCATGGATCTGTCACTCTTCAGAGACACACAACTGTGATCGGGAGATGAGATCTCTCACTGCTCTCTCGGTTCTCAAAAATGAGAAACTGACTTCAGACCTGcatatgaaaacaaaagaacaaatgaCACATGACATTGTGACTACTCCAGGCACTACAGTGAAAACAAACTTAatgctacacacacacaatggcaTTCTAGAGAAATTCTGTTGTACAATCTTGTTGCTCAAGTGGAGGctcttttttttgatgaaaaaataaGACAAAGCAGCGTCTACAAAGTAATAGTTTACTCTGGTGCGCAAGAAGCTGACAGATCTCAACTCCACTCACTGTGTGTCTTAATCATTTAACGGTCAACAGCAAGACACTGACATCGTctaaattacatatttagcCACTTTCAGAATGTGTAGAATTTTTATAGcaatcaaaaatgatttcatattCAAACTTATCACTCAGGCTGGAATACAGTAAATGACTTTTAGAGtctgaacagattttaaaatactaggcatcacacacacaccgaCACTGCACATACAATTACAAGGGTCACTTcagcttttgaaaatcatagtatgtaattacaatttttatacaattaatttatacaaataaatatatttggcaCACAAAATGAGATGACAGAGAAACTCTTATTTACCATTTAATTAGCTATATGAAAAAGTAACTGAATGACACATCATTCTACCTAACATCTAGTTTTGTAAGTCATATGgataagaaacaaaataaaggtaattgACAATACGCTTTCGTTTTGGATAAACTATTTAATTCACAACATAATCTctcttaaaatacattatagggttatgataatcaaaacctTGTTGTCAAAGGCCTTGTTGTGAAGAGATGcacaacaaatgaaaacattgtGTGTTctaaaatcagctcaaaatgTCAGACATGTTTAATCTTCACCGACTGGATGGAATCAGAGTCTGTGACCAACGTAGACTGTTTTCTATAAAATCTGTCAACACAAACCTGCAGCCTGGTTCTGACTATGGCAGCTAGCGTCTACTTGTCCAGATTATACATCGGTGGAGAGTTGTGTAGTTTAATCCAGCCTTAAACCGGCTGCATtttgtaattcattttaaacCATTGTTATTGTAGTAAAACTAGTCAAAGGAGTGTGGTTTTACTATAGGAAAAGCGTAGTAACTGTTTTTTTGGCATACTGATAACCacttgtataaccacagttttactacaaataccatggtaaaactatggttagtgggacaaaaccatggttaatttgtagttaccatAATTTAACtatagtgatgttttttttttgtttgtttgttttatttatagtaaaaccatgattAATATTCGTAAGGGAGGTGACAAGGATCTTCAGTAGAACAACCGTGAACTGCCATAATTGCAGTAAAACGAATTTCTGTCCTGTCGGCCTGTGCTTGTAGCGCCAGAGCGTGCTGTACAGATTCAtctgtatttaatttagaatttagtgttTGACAAATGTATTCAATTTCTGAATATTTCCTACTTTGACATTTAATAACGGGCTGTGAAGATTGCTTTAAATTCACTTAAATTATAAGTTGTTATTCTAATAAATGTTACGATTGATGAAATGGATCTCAAATTATACTGtgatgttgaatggctatagtcagtgGTTAAATATTGTGACAAAAACAAGTAACCTATTGGTAACACAGGCCCGTAGCCAGGGGGCGTCCGGGTGGTTTGAACGACCCACCCCATCCAGCCAAAGGTCCAgaatttatgtatgttttttttaataaacaagtgttcttttaaataacagcgcacttttaaagccataaaaagtattaaataccttaatttgtataagaaaagtcttaattataatttcaagaggtcttaaatttggggaCGGAAAGACAAGAATCGCGTTATGGATTAATGTGCTAGTCAATTGAAGCGCACCACATGGACTGCTCGGATCACAGAATCGACATACCTAGAAGCCatgtagttcatttttataccatggtattgagatgaataattacttttaataatttcatcatataaaaataaggttgttacaatttttacagatgttactgtttttgataatgaacattatGTGAGCTGTAAATCAGGATATCAGTTTAATATATTACTAGACATCTTGCTTATTTCATATTAATTCTATTTCTGCaggtctttaaaaaagtaacaaaaagccttaaatttgattttaaaaaacccTGCATAAAATTCCTTCcttgatatttgtattttgaaaaggaGGACAGACTGCATAGGGCTCTGAGGTTGAAAGGAGCCCAGAATGGGGGCTCAGAAAACTCAGTGGAAGGGTGTAGCATGGGTCAAGGAAGAACACAGTATATTCTGACCAGGGGCAGTTCTAGAACCTTTTTTCAGACTGTCATCAACTTTTTGGATCCAACATGGGTtggatttctttcttttgagttcttaaagtgcaccaaatgaatgaatttcactttaatatgtataaaattttCTCCTGGGGGGGGAACGCCCCCACACCCCCCCTACAGGGACACACGTCCACCCACCATTTGTATATGTGTCGGTAAAGAATCTGtgaatttactgtatttaaaaatgtcattaatttaattaactaacTTATTGCTTTAGGTATTTGCGtatatatttactgaacaaggcGATATCTTGGTAAGCAGTTTGACaacattgtagtaaatatttttggtgaatcaaaaaaatcatgcttattAAGATACCAGCACACATGATAATACAGCACAAATTGGTGCATGAGTAGTCACTAAAATTAAGTACTTAAACCTCATAGTCAAATACAAAATGGGTGGGAACTGAAAAAGGTccactttttggaaaaaaaaaaaagaaccccTTCTTCCCCTAGGCTGGCTACGGGCCTGTAACAGTGATACtcgccttcagtcataaaaaggatgccattaaacaaatattaaactctcctacattcatttgaagattgaatatgattttttttttttttttttttgcatttataaaacaaaacatagtactttttaaaaatgtattattgtgtcGCAACACATTTTGCTTATGTTATTATTtgcttattgttattattttaaaccagCGGATGTAGCTGAGCCCTTTCGGGAAAGCGGCGGCGGCGGCAGCTGCTGGTTCCGTTAGAAAAACGATGAGCAAAACTCCGGGCGTCTGCAATGTTTTCATTTGCACCTTTGTATATTTCCGATTGCAAGGAATCCTAAATTGATCTAAAAGCAGAATCTCTAGAGctcattataatcattataatcCCGAAGCTGAAATGAGCGATTCATCCAATATGCATCACTGCAGCTCACGAAAACAAGAGTTAAAGTTTTCAATTCAGTTCGAGTTTAAAATGATGACGACGCGAAAACGAAAACTTTGTGCAATAACACGGCATGCTATCAAAGGCATGTAAATGAACTTACCCTGGAGTATTTATTTTAGAGTTTAGTcttcaaaatgtatattttcatttcCTTTCATTTACTTTCGGTTTTAACACAAAGGACCCCGCGCAGAGTGAACGCGCATGCTCTGCTCTGTGTCTCCGGCAGCGACGCATCTGTCAAACAGCGTCAAAGATCGACATACAGATGTAACCGGTCTTCCTCTGACACTGTTACGGTCTGCGCTGACTACAACAATGAGAAATGATTTCgttctgtgatttttttataataacttaataatcaaaatgataataacatatcaaaaataaaaaacatgaaaccATGCTACAAATAACAGTgcaaaataaattgttacaaaCATTTATCCAAACATATGGATCTTCTGCAGCTCATTTTAGATCAATCATGAATTAGAATAGAAAACAAATTGATACAACATGAATGAAGAATAAACTATATCTGGATGGGGTAGAGAAACAGTACAACAATGAGAAACGAT
This genomic window from Labeo rohita strain BAU-BD-2019 chromosome 1, IGBB_LRoh.1.0, whole genome shotgun sequence contains:
- the LOC127154100 gene encoding NACHT, LRR and PYD domains-containing protein 3-like isoform X7 produces the protein MDYKNKLCFLISSSLLLIPANDARLFLCHLYLFAGGFRADRDRNISRGAASVFCLNKRVEPVNDELQRVKDQHKTSMKIKYERLFEGLKLQENQTLLNRIYTQLYIIEGESEGVNEEHEVLQMEKTAKTQHSQDTPIYCNDIFTASPEPGYKKKKKKNDQIKTVITKGIAGIGKTVSVQKFILDWAEGKNNQDVDFMFVLPFRELNLIQDHRYSLHRLLLVFHPELQDLDSKIYEECKVVFIFDGLDESRITLMFSDDQKVCDVTETSSVGVLMSNLMKGELLPSALIWITSRPAAANQIPSKYINRLTEIQGFNEPQKEEYFRKRISDQHQASRIISHIRRARSLHIMCHIPVFCWISSTVLQKLLKEDLSAEIPRTLTEMYIHFLLVQINMRNQKYEERDPEKLLQSNREVIVKLAKVAFKQLMKGNVMFYEEDLIESSIDVTDASVYSGICTEIFKEESVIHQRKVYSFIHLSVQEFLAAFYVFYCYLTENKEPLHEFTFYRSNDSLYDLLRSAVDKALDSKNGQLDLFLRFLLGVSLVSNQRLLQDLLTHTENSSKSIRKTTGFIKNIIKDDDDDDDDNDDVERLYTLTRKPQMLHTKKNLHGNLSAGQSINLFLCLLEVKDQTLSREIQKFVKSDKHSEKKLSAAHCSTISYMLQMSEEPLDELNPMKYNTSDEGRRRLIPAVINCRKALLSGCNLTAQCCESLSSALKSSNCVLRELDLSNNDLQDSGVKIISDGLKSPNCQLEILRLSGCMVTEEGCGYLSSALSSNPSHLRELDLSKNDLQDSGVKIISDGLKSLNCQLQILRLSGCMVTEEGCDYLSSALSSNPSHLRELDLSYNHPGRSGVQLLKHKLEDPNYKLQKLNVDHRGENMMTGGPQKYACDLTLNPNTANTRLILSEDNNRKITHVEDYQPYPDHPERFDPVPQVLCVESLTGRCYWETEWSGNYAYISVSYKGINRKGEGSDCLFGYNDKSWSLFCSESRFTVWHNNNRTEIPAVHSSSNRAGVYVDVSAGSLSFYSVSDTHTLTHLHTFNTTFTEPLYAGFGVYPGSSVSCVILNGLL
- the LOC127154100 gene encoding NACHT, LRR and PYD domains-containing protein 3-like isoform X1, translating into MDYKNKLCFLISSSLLLIPANDARLFLCHLYLFAGGFRADRDRNISRGAASVFCLNKRVEPVNDELQRVKDQHKTSMKIKYERLFEGLKLQENQTLLNRIYTQLYIIEGESEGVNEEHEVLQMEKTAKTQHSQDTPIYCNDIFTASPEPGYKKKKKKNDQIKTVITKGIAGIGKTVSVQKFILDWAEGKNNQDVDFMFVLPFRELNLIQDHRYSLHRLLLVFHPELQDLDSKIYEECKVVFIFDGLDESRITLMFSDDQKVCDVTETSSVGVLMSNLMKGELLPSALIWITSRPAAANQIPSKYINRLTEIQGFNEPQKEEYFRKRISDQHQASRIISHIRRARSLHIMCHIPVFCWISSTVLQKLLKEDLSAEIPRTLTEMYIHFLLVQINMRNQKYEERDPEKLLQSNREVIVKLAKVAFKQLMKGNVMFYEEDLIESSIDVTDASVYSGICTEIFKEESVIHQRKVYSFIHLSVQEFLAAFYVFYCYLTENKEPLHEFTFYRSNDSLYDLLRSAVDKALDSKNGQLDLFLRFLLGVSLVSNQRLLQDLLTHTENSSKSIRKTTGFIKNIIKDDDDDDDDNDDVERLYTLTRKPQMLHTKKNLHGNLSAGQSINLFLCLLEVKDQTLSREIQKFVKSDKHSEKKLSAAHCSTISYMLQMSEEPLDELNPMKYNTSDEGRRRLIPAVINCRKALLSGCNLTAQCCESLSSALKSSNCVLRELDLSNNDLQDSGVKIISDGLKSPNCQLEILSLAGCNLTDQCCKVVSSALQSSNCVLRELDLSYNHLQDSGGKFISDGLKSPNRRLEILRLAGCNLTAQCCENLSSALQSSNCVLRELDLSNNDLQDSGVKFVSDGLKSPNRQLEILRLSGCMVTEEGCGYLSSALSSNPSHLRELDLSKNDLQDSGVKIISDGLKSLNCQLQILRLSGCMVTEEGCDYLSSALSSNPSHLRELDLSYNHPGRSGVQLLKHKLEDPNYKLQKLNVDHRGENMMTGGPQKYACDLTLNPNTANTRLILSEDNNRKITHVEDYQPYPDHPERFDPVPQVLCVESLTGRCYWETEWSGNYAYISVSYKGINRKGEGSDCLFGYNDKSWSLFCSESRFTVWHNNNRTEIPAVHSSSNRAGVYVDVSAGSLSFYSVSDTHTLTHLHTFNTTFTEPLYAGFGVYPGSSVSCVILNGLL